A genome region from Chloroflexota bacterium includes the following:
- a CDS encoding PD-(D/E)XK nuclease family protein: MPIDLLLAPAAAGKTAHCITRIQTLRRDNPLATIWVVAPNSANVTAFRRRLAHADGAIGVHLGTFYTLYEELLAQAGQLVARLDEPIIFRLLRDLAVELHTAGALHFFANIHNKPGFWRILHASIQELKRARITPEKFADTVRGRGARLEELARLYLAYQQRLLASDWADGEGQGWLAALALENDANLARGWRLLVVDGFDEFNPTQLEVLRLLATRTDETLVTLTGDSRERLAHRRFLRARTAIESTLAPGLAVPSSSTRPATPLTYLESALFEPTPPPRSKSGESDAIEFIEAPNRAEEIRAALRWLKARIVRDHFAPGEVALLARNSEPYRAFIEEIAAEFGLPIFLREGANLATNPAVAALMNLLALSAQDFPRRLVVEAWRSPYANWSAQRILPGDAERLDAAARWGQVVAGVAQWQDTLTRLAAARRDDDAAEREEEPSLTAPTGAIAAALWQKFQAFAARLTPPTAATLREHVAWLEELIGDDPVLLTEYARESDASLRVVHCARNHAATRERDVAALREFKNVLRALVFAEAAFGAARPITFAEFWTELRGAVEATAYCARPPDETETILAASVLSARGLSFRAVALVGLAEGEFPRAATEDPLLPETDRAALELAPRLSGDEVTIFYEAATRAREKLLLTRPYLADDGQPWEASSYWEHVRQLMKVAPARSEDALSPENAASLAELLTLLPQSPLPAFGEFYRERGEAVRHGASVLSARMADEARGEFEGDLSALHARLTQDFPATRPWSASRLETFGTCPYAFFTAYALGLEPRPPAQAGYDVRQLGTMYHAILETLYRDASDQTNLDALLAALPDIARKIFDDAPATYGFRPTELWQQQRAELERILAETVRALNEASAGWRPAHFELAFGKGENAPLTLCDENGEQIQMRGYIDRVDVNDAGELRVLDYKAGSSPISKKDLDDGKRLQLALYALALRDALQIGEPVAGLYWHIGAAKASSLKLEKYPGGIGAAFETATTHALAHAARVRRGDFAPHVPEGGCPAWCAATAFCWRYKPKK; encoded by the coding sequence ATGCCAATTGACCTCCTTCTCGCCCCTGCCGCCGCCGGCAAAACCGCGCATTGCATTACGCGCATCCAAACACTGCGCCGCGACAATCCGCTCGCGACGATCTGGGTCGTCGCGCCGAATAGCGCCAACGTCACCGCGTTTCGCCGCCGCCTCGCGCACGCGGACGGTGCAATCGGCGTACACCTCGGCACGTTCTACACGCTCTACGAAGAATTGCTCGCGCAAGCCGGGCAACTCGTCGCGCGCCTCGACGAGCCGATCATTTTTCGCTTGTTGCGCGACCTCGCGGTCGAACTCCACACCGCCGGCGCGTTGCATTTTTTTGCGAACATCCATAACAAACCTGGGTTCTGGCGCATCTTGCACGCGTCCATCCAGGAACTGAAACGCGCGCGCATCACGCCGGAGAAATTTGCGGATACGGTGCGCGGGCGCGGCGCGCGTTTGGAAGAATTGGCGCGACTCTACCTCGCGTATCAGCAACGCTTGCTCGCTTCCGATTGGGCGGATGGCGAAGGTCAGGGCTGGCTCGCCGCGCTCGCGCTTGAAAACGATGCCAACCTCGCGCGCGGCTGGCGTTTGCTTGTCGTAGATGGCTTTGACGAATTCAATCCCACGCAACTTGAAGTTCTCCGCTTGCTTGCCACACGCACGGATGAAACGCTTGTCACCTTGACTGGCGATTCGCGTGAACGTCTCGCGCATCGCCGATTTCTCCGTGCGCGCACCGCCATCGAATCCACCTTGGCGCCTGGTCTCGCGGTTCCCTCATCTTCCACGCGCCCTGCCACGCCGCTCACCTATCTCGAATCTGCGCTCTTCGAACCAACACCCCCGCCCCGTTCAAAGTCGGGGGAGAGTGATGCAATCGAATTTATTGAAGCGCCCAACCGCGCCGAAGAAATTCGCGCCGCGTTGCGTTGGCTCAAGGCGCGCATCGTGCGCGATCATTTTGCGCCGGGCGAGGTCGCGTTGCTCGCGCGCAACAGCGAACCGTACCGCGCGTTCATCGAAGAGATCGCCGCCGAGTTTGGCTTGCCGATTTTTTTACGCGAAGGCGCGAACCTCGCGACGAATCCCGCCGTCGCCGCGTTGATGAATCTGCTCGCGCTGTCCGCACAAGATTTTCCGCGCCGACTCGTCGTCGAAGCGTGGCGCAGTCCGTATGCCAATTGGTCCGCGCAACGAATTTTACCGGGCGATGCCGAACGACTCGATGCCGCGGCGCGCTGGGGGCAAGTCGTGGCGGGCGTTGCGCAGTGGCAAGACACGCTCACGCGCCTCGCCGCGGCGCGGCGCGACGACGATGCCGCGGAACGCGAAGAGGAGCCGTCACTCACCGCGCCGACCGGCGCAATCGCCGCCGCGCTCTGGCAAAAGTTTCAGGCGTTCGCCGCGCGTCTCACGCCGCCAACCGCGGCGACCCTGCGCGAACATGTCGCGTGGCTCGAAGAACTCATCGGCGACGACCCGGTATTGCTGACCGAGTACGCGCGCGAATCGGACGCGAGTTTGCGCGTAGTTCATTGCGCGCGCAATCACGCGGCAACGCGTGAGCGCGATGTCGCCGCGTTGCGCGAATTCAAAAATGTTTTGCGCGCGCTCGTCTTTGCCGAGGCGGCGTTCGGCGCGGCGCGTCCGATTACATTTGCCGAGTTCTGGACGGAATTGCGCGGCGCGGTTGAAGCGACCGCGTACTGCGCGCGTCCGCCAGATGAAACCGAAACGATCCTTGCCGCGTCGGTCTTGTCGGCGCGCGGATTATCGTTCCGCGCCGTCGCACTCGTCGGTCTCGCCGAAGGCGAATTCCCGCGCGCGGCAACCGAAGACCCGCTCTTGCCAGAGACGGATCGCGCGGCGTTGGAACTCGCGCCGCGTCTCTCCGGCGATGAAGTGACGATTTTTTACGAAGCGGCGACGCGCGCGCGCGAAAAATTATTGCTCACGCGTCCCTATCTCGCCGACGATGGTCAGCCCTGGGAAGCATCGTCGTACTGGGAACACGTTCGACAATTGATGAAGGTTGCGCCGGCGCGTTCCGAAGATGCGCTGTCGCCGGAGAATGCGGCATCGCTGGCGGAACTCCTCACCCTGTTGCCCCAATCGCCTCTCCCTGCTTTTGGTGAATTTTACCGGGAGCGTGGTGAGGCGGTGCGACATGGCGCGTCCGTTCTGTCCGCTCGCATGGCGGACGAAGCGCGCGGAGAATTCGAAGGCGACTTGTCTGCATTGCACGCGCGGCTGACCCAGGATTTTCCGGCGACGCGTCCGTGGAGCGCGAGCCGGCTAGAAACGTTTGGCACATGCCCGTATGCGTTTTTCACCGCGTACGCGCTCGGGCTGGAGCCGCGTCCGCCCGCGCAAGCCGGTTACGACGTGCGCCAACTCGGTACGATGTACCACGCGATTCTCGAAACGCTTTATCGCGACGCGTCCGACCAGACGAATCTCGACGCGTTGCTTGCGGCATTGCCCGACATCGCGCGAAAAATTTTCGACGATGCGCCGGCGACGTACGGTTTTCGTCCGACCGAGTTGTGGCAACAACAGCGCGCGGAATTGGAACGCATTCTTGCCGAAACTGTGCGCGCGTTGAACGAGGCAAGCGCGGGCTGGCGACCGGCGCATTTCGAACTCGCGTTTGGCAAAGGCGAGAATGCGCCGTTGACTTTGTGTGACGAAAACGGCGAACAAATTCAAATGCGCGGGTACATTGATCGCGTGGATGTGAACGATGCCGGCGAGTTGCGCGTGCTGGATTACAAAGCCGGGTCATCGCCTATCAGCAAAAAAGATTTGGACGACGGCAAGCGCCTACAACTCGCGTTGTACGCGCTGGCGTTGCGCGATGCGTTGCAAATCGGCGAGCCGGTTGCCGGGTTGTACTGGCACATCGGCGCGGCAAAAGCGAGTAGTTTGAAATTGGAAAAATATCCGGGCGGCATCGGCGCGGCGTTTGAAACGGCGACAACGCACGCGCTCGCGCACGCCGCACGCGTTCGACGCGGCGATTTTGCGCCGCACGTACCCGAGGGCGGCTGTCCCGCTTGGTGCGCGGCAACCGCGTTTTGTTGGCGATATAAACCGAAGAAATAG
- a CDS encoding DUF5615 family PIN-like protein gives MSAALRFLVDEDFDNDILRGLLRKKPDLEIVRAQDVGLSETVDSRVLEWAAHERRVVLTHDVSTMTAHAYRRVNDSLPMPGVFAVSQSIPIAQAIADILLLAECSVEGEWENQVRYLPL, from the coding sequence ATGAGCGCAGCGCTTCGCTTTTTGGTGGACGAGGATTTCGATAATGACATCTTGCGCGGTTTGTTACGAAAAAAACCGGATTTGGAAATTGTTCGCGCTCAAGATGTAGGGTTGAGCGAGACGGTGGACTCGCGAGTTCTGGAATGGGCAGCGCATGAGCGGCGTGTTGTGCTAACCCACGATGTCAGCACGATGACGGCGCATGCGTACAGGCGAGTCAATGATAGTTTGCCGATGCCAGGTGTTTTCGCGGTGAGCCAATCTATTCCTATCGCTCAAGCCATCGCCGATATTCTACTGCTTGCCGAGTGCAGTGTCGAAGGCGAGTGGGAAAATCAAGTGCGCTATTTACCGTTGTAA
- a CDS encoding DUF433 domain-containing protein yields the protein MITDVLVAQPAPCRMDDDGVLRVAGTRVRLDTIVSAFNSGYAPEEILLKYPSLNLTDIYAVITYYLWHREELDQYLVDRQEIVEQVRQENERRFPPQGIRQRLLARQIKSP from the coding sequence ATGATTACCGATGTGTTGGTCGCGCAACCCGCGCCGTGCCGAATGGATGATGATGGCGTTTTGCGTGTTGCCGGAACGCGCGTGCGTTTGGACACAATCGTCAGCGCGTTTAATAGTGGTTACGCTCCAGAGGAGATTTTGCTAAAGTATCCTTCACTCAATCTGACCGACATCTACGCCGTCATCACCTACTATCTTTGGCATCGTGAGGAACTGGACCAGTATCTGGTAGATCGTCAGGAAATTGTCGAGCAAGTTCGGCAAGAGAACGAGCGACGCTTCCCGCCGCAGGGGATCCGCCAACGGCTATTAGCGCGTCAGATAAAATCACCATGA
- a CDS encoding DEAD/DEAH box helicase — protein sequence MSEIQLQIERRQQRALEEIVRITNRGSHPLFSPFDVVSISGRTYRVTIRALDERRNSCTCPDYRTNFVGTCKHIEGVLLHLKREYADRLQKLAAQKPTAAQIFLHYAEAITVRVTLPLPRAAHAQELLARYFDADGVLQGAAIQTLPALLAEINALPARERSQIVVDDAVREHLELTQDRESVRKQKDWFREQVAQGNRSLSLLNTRLYPYQEQGALHLAFGGRTLLADDMGLGKTIQAIAASALLQQLRDIHKVLIITPASLKYQWAREIRRFTALSATVVQGGLKQRRDSYAGDSFFTILNYELVRRDLDELERVRPDVIILDEAQRIKNWRTKTADAVKRLRSRYAFVLTGTPLENRLDELYSVFQFLDPRILGPLWHFNDRFYDLEQRDDGSYKVLGYKNLDEMRHTIAPYVVRRTRDEVLRDLPPRVDNNFFVEMTPPQIAAYNEFKETVAKLLATARRRPLTPKEHDLLLKALIKMRLICNALALHDKEIKPADREKTAPKLRELHHILDEQIASNGHKAIVFSQWEAMLDFVKPILDRLNLGHVKLAGSVPTSKRGEIVDRFLNERDCRVFLSTDAGGVGLNLQAADLVINLDLPWNPAVLEQRIGRAHRHGQLNPVHVVNLIAQGTIEERMLDTLAAKRNVFGSVFGNEDSPTAISFRDSGQGLLRRLDEMLGAEIKPVIELAPVQPPSVSAEEVAPRPTLHAFAELLVARFPGRVLLVRKAPIGDGVFVVVDREPAELRNKLEALASEYFIEATPALHLMEQEGYRTFIALAGKIAESATPEDEAFRAPVLPAPDRRAGMDMRLQKARTGFDFAFKRAQLAEVVLRGGFPEETLRPLRDAFGWALSSHHALVSDRDPSAEFPSARVIQAELVEPGHLLAELAARCAQARELTEPPTSDDAPPLSAKSAEQLLATAREVIEAGQKRVVEKGL from the coding sequence ATGAGCGAAATTCAATTGCAGATCGAGCGACGCCAACAGCGCGCGCTCGAAGAAATCGTTCGCATTACGAATCGCGGCAGTCATCCCCTCTTCAGCCCTTTTGATGTCGTCTCCATTTCCGGTCGCACGTACCGCGTGACCATTCGCGCGCTCGACGAACGTCGTAACTCGTGCACGTGTCCCGATTATCGCACCAACTTTGTCGGCACGTGCAAACACATCGAAGGCGTGTTGCTCCACTTGAAGCGTGAGTACGCCGATCGCTTACAGAAACTCGCCGCGCAAAAGCCGACCGCCGCGCAAATTTTTCTGCACTATGCCGAAGCGATCACCGTGCGCGTAACCTTGCCCTTGCCGCGCGCGGCGCACGCGCAGGAATTGCTCGCGCGCTACTTTGACGCCGATGGCGTGTTGCAAGGCGCGGCGATTCAAACGCTCCCCGCGCTGCTCGCAGAAATCAATGCGTTGCCGGCGCGTGAACGTTCGCAGATCGTCGTGGACGACGCGGTGCGCGAACATCTCGAACTTACGCAGGACCGCGAGTCCGTGCGGAAACAAAAAGACTGGTTCCGCGAGCAGGTTGCCCAGGGCAATCGTTCGCTCAGTCTGTTGAACACGCGGCTCTATCCGTACCAAGAACAAGGCGCGCTCCATCTTGCGTTCGGCGGACGCACCTTGCTCGCGGACGATATGGGGTTAGGTAAGACGATCCAAGCCATCGCCGCGAGCGCGCTCTTGCAACAACTGCGCGATATCCACAAAGTGCTCATCATCACGCCCGCCTCGCTCAAGTACCAATGGGCGCGCGAGATTCGCCGCTTTACCGCGCTCTCTGCGACCGTCGTCCAGGGCGGCTTGAAACAACGACGCGATAGTTACGCCGGCGATTCCTTCTTCACGATTCTCAACTACGAACTCGTGCGCCGCGATCTCGACGAACTCGAACGCGTGCGCCCGGATGTGATTATCCTCGACGAAGCGCAGCGCATCAAGAATTGGCGCACGAAAACCGCGGACGCGGTGAAACGTTTGCGCTCGCGTTACGCGTTCGTGCTCACCGGCACGCCGCTCGAAAATCGGCTCGACGAACTGTACAGCGTGTTTCAATTTCTCGATCCGCGCATCCTGGGTCCGCTCTGGCATTTCAACGACCGCTTTTACGATCTCGAACAACGCGACGACGGGTCGTACAAAGTGCTTGGCTATAAAAACCTGGACGAGATGCGCCACACAATCGCGCCGTACGTCGTGCGCCGCACGCGCGACGAAGTGTTGCGCGACTTGCCGCCGCGCGTGGACAATAACTTTTTCGTCGAGATGACGCCGCCGCAAATCGCGGCGTACAACGAGTTCAAAGAGACCGTCGCCAAATTGCTCGCCACCGCCCGGCGTCGCCCGCTCACGCCGAAAGAACACGACTTGCTCTTGAAAGCGCTCATCAAGATGCGGCTCATCTGCAACGCGCTCGCGTTGCACGACAAGGAGATCAAGCCCGCCGACCGCGAAAAGACCGCGCCGAAATTACGCGAACTGCATCATATCCTCGACGAACAGATCGCGAGCAACGGTCACAAAGCGATTGTATTTTCGCAATGGGAAGCGATGCTCGATTTTGTCAAGCCGATTCTCGACCGGCTCAACCTGGGTCACGTCAAACTCGCCGGCTCGGTGCCGACGAGCAAACGCGGCGAAATCGTTGACCGCTTTCTCAACGAACGCGATTGCCGCGTCTTTCTTTCGACCGATGCCGGCGGCGTGGGCTTGAATCTGCAAGCCGCCGACCTGGTGATCAATCTCGATCTGCCCTGGAATCCGGCGGTGCTTGAACAACGCATCGGACGCGCGCATCGCCATGGACAACTGAACCCGGTGCACGTCGTCAATTTGATCGCGCAAGGCACGATTGAAGAACGGATGCTTGATACGCTCGCCGCGAAACGCAATGTGTTCGGCAGCGTCTTTGGCAACGAAGACTCGCCGACCGCGATTTCATTTCGCGATTCGGGTCAAGGTCTGTTGCGCCGTCTGGACGAAATGCTGGGCGCGGAGATCAAGCCGGTCATCGAACTTGCGCCGGTTCAACCTCCTTCCGTTTCCGCCGAGGAGGTCGCTCCGCGTCCCACGCTCCACGCGTTTGCCGAATTGCTCGTCGCGCGATTCCCAGGTCGCGTTTTGCTCGTTCGCAAAGCGCCCATCGGCGACGGCGTTTTCGTCGTCGTGGATCGCGAGCCAGCCGAATTGCGGAACAAACTCGAAGCGCTTGCCAGCGAGTATTTCATCGAAGCCACGCCCGCGTTGCATTTGATGGAGCAAGAAGGGTATCGCACGTTCATCGCGCTCGCCGGCAAAATCGCAGAGAGCGCGACGCCGGAGGACGAAGCGTTCCGCGCGCCGGTTCTGCCCGCGCCCGACCGTCGCGCCGGGATGGATATGCGTTTGCAAAAGGCGCGCACCGGTTTCGATTTTGCGTTCAAGCGCGCGCAACTCGCGGAGGTTGTCTTGCGCGGCGGATTCCCAGAAGAAACGTTGCGTCCCTTGCGCGACGCGTTTGGCTGGGCATTGTCGTCGCATCACGCGCTCGTCAGCGATCGCGACCCAAGCGCCGAATTTCCATCGGCGCGCGTGATTCAAGCGGAACTCGTCGAACCAGGACACTTGCTGGCGGAGCTTGCCGCGCGGTGCGCACAGGCGCGCGAACTGACCGAGCCACCAACGAGCGATGACGCGCCGCCGCTTTCCGCGAAGAGCGCGGAGCAGTTGCTCGCCACCGCGCGCGAGGTAATCGAAGCCGGACAAAAGCGTGTGGTCGAGAAGGGATTGTAG
- a CDS encoding class I SAM-dependent methyltransferase: MDTLNFEPSFTRYLAAKKTVDDRALNRVVWDAFVAALPPQSRAAPVRVIEVGAGIGTMVERLIERGVLTHATYTALDASAEHIAELVRRLRAPQRITVEPLAVELFDWLARAETRTYDALIAHAFLDLLDLTRALPRLLDVLRPGGVFYFTLNFDGATIFEPVIDAVFDTELERLYHETMDARRVNGVASGDSRAGRHVFALLRQAGAEIFQAGSSDWVVFGSTRGYPADEAYFLRFIVHTLDRALGEHPALADRRARFRDWIAQRHAQIETGSLVYIAHQLDFVGRVAGRGSDAPLSTRSI; encoded by the coding sequence ATGGACACGCTGAATTTTGAACCCAGTTTCACGCGCTATCTCGCCGCGAAGAAAACGGTGGACGACCGCGCGTTGAATCGCGTGGTGTGGGATGCGTTCGTCGCCGCGTTGCCGCCGCAATCGCGCGCCGCGCCGGTGCGCGTAATCGAAGTGGGCGCGGGGATCGGCACGATGGTCGAGCGATTGATCGAACGCGGTGTGTTGACGCACGCGACGTACACCGCGCTCGACGCGTCCGCGGAACATATCGCGGAACTCGTGCGGCGATTGCGCGCGCCGCAACGTATCACGGTCGAACCGCTGGCGGTAGAGTTGTTCGATTGGCTGGCGCGCGCGGAAACGCGCACGTATGACGCGCTGATCGCGCACGCGTTTCTCGATCTGCTCGATCTGACGCGCGCGCTGCCGCGTTTGCTCGACGTGTTGCGTCCCGGCGGAGTGTTTTATTTTACGCTCAACTTTGACGGCGCGACGATTTTCGAGCCGGTGATTGACGCGGTGTTCGACACGGAGCTTGAGCGGCTGTACCACGAAACGATGGACGCGCGGCGCGTGAACGGCGTGGCGTCCGGCGACAGTCGCGCCGGGCGGCATGTGTTCGCGCTGTTGCGTCAAGCCGGCGCAGAGATTTTTCAGGCGGGGAGTTCGGACTGGGTTGTGTTCGGTTCGACGCGCGGCTATCCGGCGGACGAGGCGTACTTTTTGCGCTTTATTGTGCACACACTCGACCGCGCCTTGGGCGAGCATCCCGCGCTCGCCGACCGCCGCGCGCGATTTCGCGATTGGATCGCGCAACGCCACGCCCAAATCGAAACTGGGTCGCTCGTTTACATCGCGCATCAGTTGGATTTTGTTGGCAGGGTTGCGGGACGCGGCAGCGACGCGCCGCTCTCGACGCGTTCGATTTGA
- a CDS encoding glycosyltransferase family 4 protein, translating to MRVGLVIYGSLDSVSGGYLYDRKLVEHLRRAGDSVEIIALPWRNYARHLLDNFSANFLHQLCDASFDVLVQDELDHPSLAFLNARVRAATRTPLISIVHHLRCYEAHPAPLNALYRRIERRYLASVDGFICNSATTRNAVAAVLGVAPTRFVIASPAGDRFNPGITHMEIVARTRQSRALRIAFVANVIRRKGLHTLIDALAQLPRDDFVLTIVGNPNVDVSYTRAIRRQSESRRVNARWVGVLVDGALADAFASSDVLVVPSEYEGFGIVYLEAMSFGVPSVATTAGAAREIIADGENGFLVAPNDARTLAARLADLQRDRARLTQMSITARIRFLAQPTWDASMARVRARLIEWTR from the coding sequence ATGCGCGTCGGACTTGTCATTTACGGCTCGCTCGATTCGGTGTCGGGCGGCTACCTCTACGACCGGAAACTCGTCGAGCATTTGCGTCGCGCCGGCGACTCGGTCGAAATCATCGCATTGCCGTGGCGCAACTATGCGCGGCATCTCCTCGACAATTTCTCCGCGAATTTTCTGCACCAACTGTGTGACGCATCGTTCGACGTGCTGGTACAGGATGAACTAGATCATCCCTCGCTTGCGTTTCTCAACGCGCGTGTACGCGCGGCAACGCGCACTCCGCTCATTTCGATTGTCCACCACTTGCGTTGTTACGAAGCGCATCCCGCGCCGCTTAACGCGCTCTATCGCCGCATCGAACGCCGCTATCTTGCGAGCGTGGATGGTTTCATTTGCAACAGCGCGACGACGCGCAACGCGGTGGCGGCAGTGCTCGGCGTCGCGCCAACGCGTTTTGTCATCGCGTCTCCCGCCGGCGATCGGTTCAACCCAGGAATCACGCACATGGAAATCGTCGCGCGCACGCGACAATCGCGCGCGTTGCGAATCGCGTTCGTTGCCAACGTAATTCGCCGCAAAGGTTTGCATACGTTGATTGACGCGCTCGCGCAGTTGCCGCGCGACGATTTCGTGTTGACCATCGTGGGCAATCCGAACGTGGATGTGAGTTACACAAGAGCGATTCGCCGGCAGAGCGAATCACGACGCGTGAACGCGCGCTGGGTTGGCGTGTTGGTGGACGGCGCGCTCGCGGATGCGTTCGCGTCGAGCGATGTGCTCGTCGTGCCGTCCGAGTACGAGGGCTTTGGGATCGTGTATCTCGAAGCGATGAGTTTCGGCGTGCCATCCGTCGCGACGACCGCGGGCGCGGCGCGCGAAATCATCGCGGACGGCGAAAATGGCTTTCTCGTCGCGCCGAACGATGCGCGCACGCTCGCCGCGCGACTCGCCGATTTGCAACGCGACCGCGCGCGTCTGACGCAGATGAGCATCACCGCGCGCATCCGCTTCCTCGCGCAGCCGACCTGGGACGCGAGCATGGCGCGCGTGCGTGCAAGGTTGATCGAATGGACACGCTGA
- a CDS encoding 6-carboxytetrahydropterin synthase: protein MYTTAIKRDFVAQHFLVGGDWGAENFKHSHHYVVQVELRGDALDSHGYLVDLVAMSAALDELCAHFRDQTLNDLSEFAGLNPSIEHLSRIVWQMYAARVHAPNLTSLRVQIWENDIAWSAYDQDLSR from the coding sequence ATGTACACCACGGCAATCAAACGCGATTTTGTCGCGCAACATTTTCTCGTCGGCGGCGATTGGGGGGCGGAGAATTTCAAGCACTCGCATCATTACGTCGTCCAGGTCGAACTGCGCGGCGATGCGCTCGACTCGCACGGTTATCTCGTGGACCTTGTCGCGATGAGCGCGGCGCTCGACGAGTTGTGCGCGCATTTTCGCGATCAAACGCTGAACGACTTGTCCGAATTTGCCGGACTCAATCCCAGTATCGAACACCTGTCGCGCATCGTGTGGCAGATGTACGCCGCGCGTGTCCACGCGCCGAACCTCACATCGCTCCGCGTGCAAATCTGGGAGAACGATATCGCGTGGTCGGCGTATGACCAAGACTTGTCGCGTTGA